The nucleotide sequence CATTTGAGTAGGTAATGCTAACTCTTGTTGAGCGTTGAGCATCTTGGCATAATATCCAGCAAATTTAGAAAATAAATCAAGTTCTAAACCACTGGCTTTGATAGTTTCTATTGATTGAATACCACTGACTGCAACGCCACCTACTTTCCCGCTTTCTTGGGCAAGTCTAGTGTTTGTATCAACATGACTACGGGATAAAGATTGCAAAGCAAAGAAGTTTAAAGCTGCAAACAGAATCGCTACACTGGTTAATACCGAGTCATAGAGAAACATAATAGCAGCATAGAAAACTATCATTATAGAATCGATTACTGTTGTTGCTAATCTTCCCGATAAAATATCAGCTACTTTGTCATTTAATTGACTGCGACTGCTAATTTCTCCTGCAAACCGTTGAGCATAAAATCCGACGGGTAAGCGCAATGTATGCCAGAGAAATTGTCCTGACATGGAAACAGAAAGTTTAATCAAAAGTCGCCGGAGATAAAAAAGTCGTAACTTAGCGAGTAAGCCTTGGGCGATCGCTGCAAATAACATGACCAGAATTAAGGGACGCAACCAATCAATTCGATTTTGAACCAGAATTTCATCAATAAAAACTTGACTAAAGGCTGGAATTGCCAACCGGGGAATTGTTAGTAATAATCCGGCGATTAAACAATAGGCGATCGCCCAGCCAGAACTTTTCAATCGTGAACTTAGAGTCCGAACAATACTTGGCTTTTTACCAATTTTTTTAAACTGGGTTCCTCGTTCAAAAATTAAAACGACTCCCGTATAAGCTTGCCTAAATTCTTCTAGAGAAACCGTTCTTTTACCGGAAGCCGGATCGTTAAGATAAACGCGATTTTTCCCCAACCCTTCTACAACTAAAAAATGGTTAAAATTCCAGAAAACAATATAAGGAGGAGAAACAGTTTTTAGATCGTCAAAAGGCTTTTTAAACCCCTTGGCTTCTAAGCCATAAAGTCGGGCAGCTTTCAGGATATTAGAAGCTTTGCTCCCGTCTCTGGAAACGCCACACTCTCGCCGTAGTTCAGCTAAAGGGACAATTCGACCATAATAGCTGAGGATAATTCCTAAAGCCGCAGCGCCGCATTCCACTGCTTCCATTTGTAATAATATTGGAGTATGAACGCGGCTAGGTCGGCGATTTGTTAGTAATTTAATCAAAGCTAAAGTCATGGGATTTTATAGTTTTACGATGGGGGACTAAGCGAAATAAAAAATAAAATTAACCAAATTATTTTTACTAATTTAATAAACGCCAGTCAACGATCTAAAAATAGGAATTACATAAGAAATCGGGGCTAATTCTCCAATTTGGACTCGAACTTGGGTGGTTGTACCCGAAGAAATTTTAAGTGGGGGGCCATTAGAAGAAGACCATTTATAGCCACTAATTGTATTCGGATCTTTTTCTAATTCAACAAAGACCTGCACCAAAGCACCGCTTTTAGATATGCCTTCGGCGAGGGTATTTGCTAACTGTTCATTACCAATAATTGCCGACATATCTTGACTGGTTACAGGAAAAGAAGAAACTTGAGTTACTTTTCCAACAATCCCGCCGTAACGTTCTCGTTTAACAATACTAGGAGTCACTTGTACAGTCATTCCTGGTTTAATTTGCTTACCATCTTTGTCAGCTAAATAAACCAAACTAACCATTTTGGCGTTCGGATCTTCTGCTTCCAACGACCCTAGACGGACTCCCGAATTAAGAACTTGACCAGGAACAGCACTCACTTCTAAAATTCGACCATCATATTGACTAATAATTTTGCTTTCGCCGGATAATTGTCGTTCTAGTTGGGCTATTTTACGTTTAACTTCTTCAATTTGATTCGTTTGGTTAAGCGATTTTTCTAAATCTTGTTGAGTTAATTTTGAAGCTTGAGCTTCTAGGTCTTTAATTTTAGTTTTGATTTCATCAATTTTGTTCAGATTTTGTAAATAATCTCGTTCGGTATTTGTTTTTTGAACTTCAATTTCTTGGATACTGTTTTTGATTTCGTTGACTTTATTAAGATTTTGAAGAAACTGGCGATCGCTATTGGTTTTTTGGACATCGAGTTCCTTCAATTGAGTTTCGATATCTGATACTTGCATTTGAGCGTCTAATACTTCCCGTTTGGCTTGCAACAGGACATCTTGACTAATCGCTTTTTCCTGCTCAAAAAGATGTATACGCGCTTCAAAACGCTCTTGCAAAGTTTGTAATAAAGTCTCAATTTGTTGCTTGCGTTGCATCAGACTTTCTCGTTTTTCTGCGATCGCAGCTAGATTTTGTTGATAGAGTTTTGGTGTAATTTCTTCTCGCTGCAAACTCTCCACAAGACTTTGACGTTTTTGTTCCAGGGCTGCTCGATTTTCTTGGTACAATCTCGGTGTCACTGACTCTCGACGCAAAGATTCTTCCAAGTCTTTTTGCTGCTGATTTAATGTTTTTAATTCAAGTTCAATCTGTTGCTTTTGTAGTTTATTTGTATCTTGGTTCTGTGCTTGGAGTTGAGTTAATTTAGCTTTTTCTTGCTCTAGTTGTTGTTGGATATCGTATTTATCAATTACACCAATTTCTTCGCCTTTTTTAATTACATCTCCTGGCTTAATATTGAGCTTCATTAATTGACCATTACTAGGCGCTTGAAATTGCACGACACGGCGGGGCTGAATTAACACCCCTTGACCGTTTACACTAACCGGAATTCGCCCCACTACACTCCAAGTTCCAGCAACAGCCACTAAAAGACCAACGGTACCCAAAGGTAACCAAGCTCTAGGACTAACCACTTGCATCATTTGGTCAAGTCTTTCGGGAGAGGATAGCCGTTCTAAAGCTTCTTGGCTAAAAATTTGGTTGTTTTTCGTTTGCATAGATTAACCCTTATTTAAACATACAAAAAGTTGTCTGTAATCTGTTTTATTAACTTTAAAACAGCACTTTTAAGCGTTGCAGCATCCAATTAAATCTAGCACCTCCGAGCGTAATGTTATCGATTTCATCCAGATCAATCTCGTCGGAGTAAGACAAATTTTCTGATAATTCCTGCCCGATTCGGTAGGAATCTCTGCCGTAACCCAGTCGGCTAATCAGTCCTTGGAGTCGGGCTGACAATAACATCGCAATTACTCGGTAAAAACGGGAAGCCCTAGCGGGATTTTGCTGAAGTTTAATTAATAAATACTCTTTCTTAATGCTTAAAAGCTGTAAATTTTCTAAAGCTTTGTAAGTATAATTTGATAAACGTGCATCGATTAAAGCGGTGTCGCCTAAAATTTCTCCTTTACTAATTTTGCTGATTTCATATCCTGGTGAGAAGTTAATATGATCTTCAGTTTCTAAAATCGAAAAAAGGCGGGTTAGGGAACTTTTGTTTTCTTCACTGAAAGAAACAGATACGCTTCCCCGTAACAAGATATAGATTTTTTCTACGGGTTGCCCACTTTGAATTAAAATAGTATCTGTAGAACATTCTTCGATTTGGCTATGTTGAATCATCCAATCAATATCGCTATCGTTTAGTTCACCAAATAGTAAGGGAACATCTTGCAACGGTGGAATTTTTAAATTCCGATTTTGTGTAAATTTTTTGACGAGATGTTCAAAGCGGTTTAAGAGTAAAATGGCGATCGCATGATAAAAGCGAGAAGCAAATTCTGAATTTTGATTTAATCTAGCTAAAAGCTTTTGGTAGGGGAAAGCTAAAACTACCGAATTTTCAATTGCTTTAACGGTAATTGCTGACGGAATCATATTAAAAAAAGACAATTCACCCAGCACCTCTCCACTGGTAACTTGAGCTATTTCCTCTTCTAAGTTCACGAAATTTTCCAAAACAGCAAACGCACTTGCTAAAGCACTTCTTGAGTCCGCTTGAATCGTAACACTAAAAGCCCCTTCCAGAACGATATAAAAGGTTTCAATTGCTCTTTGTTGTCGAATCAATACAGTACCAGCAGCAACTTCTTGCCGATCTCCGTTGGCGATCATCCAACGAATATCACTTTTACTCAATTGTTCAATTAAAACTTTTTTCATCAGCTTAGAGTTGGGGTATAAATTTTGGGTTAATCCGAGCAGCAAACCATTTCTATTCTCTTAAACGAGGTATAATATTATTATTCTGTGGTTTCTTTGATTCATCAGATTTGCGACTTTTAACTCGATACTGTTCAAACTTTCTCATTGCCATTGTTAAACTCATTTTCATCCGTGTAAATGCTTCTACTAAACTTCCCACTTCATCATTAGATACTTTCTCAAACTCGGCATCCATATCACCCGTGCTTACCGCTTCAGCCACTTGAACAATCTTATTGATAGGTCGAACAATAAATCGTTTTAACCACAGATTGGTGACTAGGATTGTTAGAGCAAAAATCATAGATACAATTCCCATCACTAAAAGGAATGATTGGCGAGCATTCTGGAAAACTTGCTGCGCTGGAACAGAAACAATCTGAGTCCCAATCACTTCCTTTATAGGCCAATTAAACCCATTCGTTGTTCCATAAAGTTCAATCATCTTCTTAGGTGCATTAGCTGGGATACCGTGACATCTTAAACAACTGGATTCATTCAGGGATAAGGGACGAGCAATGTAGAAAAAATTCTGATTATTAACAGAACGAAATCCTTGTAATTCTTTGAGGTTTTTATTTTGACGGAACTGTTCCACGAGGGTCGTTTCAAAACCATCTGCTTTATTCATAATATTTGTGGGATTCAACATTGCCGATTTATAATAAATTCCCTTATAACGAGCGTCGCTCTCTTGGAGATGGGCAAAAATCTTACGGACTGAATAAGAAGGAATACTTTGCGCTAAAAATTCATCCGATGTTGAGCGAACAGCTAATTCTGGTGCGATTTCCGTACTGGTATATTTTCGGATAGAGTTTATGGTTTCACTCAACAACAAAGCCTTTGAGCTAATTTCATATTGAGCTTTGTAATTCAGAACATTAGCCAACGCTAAACCACTCAGGATAATTCCACTCATAAAAATGATTAGCAATAAAAAAGTCAGCTTTCTGGCTAATTTTAAATTATTGAAAAATGACAAGGGTTTGATTCGCATAAGGAAGTTACAAATTGTCTTAATAAAAAAACTGGTTATTAAGGTCAAGAATTTTCTTTATTAATGATTTGTTGAGCAACTTCTTCGATAGCTTGACTGATAGGATGCTGAGGATACTGAAGACAGAAAATGTTGCTGCTTGCTAGTCGAAGCATATCCTCTGATTCTGGAAAGATCCCGACAACGGGAGCGTTGTAAGTTTGTTCAACTTGTTGGCGAAGATCGTCAAAGTCGTATTCTTTGAGGGCTTTATTAATCAAGAGTAATAATTTAGGAACTCGCAGTTTCCTGGCAACATCTACCGTAACAGCAGTCCCTTGAAAATCTTGCTGGTCAGGTCGAAGGATAAACAAAACAATATCAGAGGTGGTTAAGGATATTAAGGTTTCTTGATTTAAACCTGGATGGGTATCAATAAATAAGTAGTCAAGATGGAGGTTTTTGATTAAAGTTTGGAAACCCTCTAACAATAGTTCAATATCAAAACGTTCCCGCAAGATCCGAGAAATATCGTTGACTTTGATACTAGAAGGAATTAAGTAAATACTGCTCCGAGTGTTTGCTGGGTTTTTAAGTACGGAGGTAACATTGTAGGCAGCATCCGTGATCGCAGAGTGACCCCAGAGAAAGTCATTCAAAGTGTGATCAATCTGTTGAGGGTCAAGCCCAAATAAAATGTGAATCCCTGGGGATTGAATATCAGCATCGACAATGCCAACGCGATACCCTTTACGGGCAATGGCTGTGGCAATATTGGCGGTTGAGTTGGATTTGCCAGTACCCCCTCGATAGGAGTGAATAGAGATAATTTTGGACATGGACTGTGTTCTTAAGAGCTTGTTCTGATTTAGCTTGCTCTCTCCTATTGATCTAATGGGTGTCATGCCACT is from Planktothrix sp. FACHB-1365 and encodes:
- a CDS encoding cyclic nucleotide-binding domain-containing protein, whose product is MKKVLIEQLSKSDIRWMIANGDRQEVAAGTVLIRQQRAIETFYIVLEGAFSVTIQADSRSALASAFAVLENFVNLEEEIAQVTSGEVLGELSFFNMIPSAITVKAIENSVVLAFPYQKLLARLNQNSEFASRFYHAIAILLLNRFEHLVKKFTQNRNLKIPPLQDVPLLFGELNDSDIDWMIQHSQIEECSTDTILIQSGQPVEKIYILLRGSVSVSFSEENKSSLTRLFSILETEDHINFSPGYEISKISKGEILGDTALIDARLSNYTYKALENLQLLSIKKEYLLIKLQQNPARASRFYRVIAMLLSARLQGLISRLGYGRDSYRIGQELSENLSYSDEIDLDEIDNITLGGARFNWMLQRLKVLF
- a CDS encoding DUF3365 domain-containing protein; translated protein: MRIKPLSFFNNLKLARKLTFLLLIIFMSGIILSGLALANVLNYKAQYEISSKALLLSETINSIRKYTSTEIAPELAVRSTSDEFLAQSIPSYSVRKIFAHLQESDARYKGIYYKSAMLNPTNIMNKADGFETTLVEQFRQNKNLKELQGFRSVNNQNFFYIARPLSLNESSCLRCHGIPANAPKKMIELYGTTNGFNWPIKEVIGTQIVSVPAQQVFQNARQSFLLVMGIVSMIFALTILVTNLWLKRFIVRPINKIVQVAEAVSTGDMDAEFEKVSNDEVGSLVEAFTRMKMSLTMAMRKFEQYRVKSRKSDESKKPQNNNIIPRLRE
- a CDS encoding NHLP family bacteriocin export ABC transporter peptidase/permease/ATPase subunit, coding for MTLALIKLLTNRRPSRVHTPILLQMEAVECGAAALGIILSYYGRIVPLAELRRECGVSRDGSKASNILKAARLYGLEAKGFKKPFDDLKTVSPPYIVFWNFNHFLVVEGLGKNRVYLNDPASGKRTVSLEEFRQAYTGVVLIFERGTQFKKIGKKPSIVRTLSSRLKSSGWAIAYCLIAGLLLTIPRLAIPAFSQVFIDEILVQNRIDWLRPLILVMLFAAIAQGLLAKLRLFYLRRLLIKLSVSMSGQFLWHTLRLPVGFYAQRFAGEISSRSQLNDKVADILSGRLATTVIDSIMIVFYAAIMFLYDSVLTSVAILFAALNFFALQSLSRSHVDTNTRLAQESGKVGGVAVSGIQSIETIKASGLELDLFSKFAGYYAKMLNAQQELALPTQMLSILPTFLTALATASILIIGGLRVMNGNLSIGMLIAYQSLTQQFLTPVNNLVNFGSTLQELEADLNRLDDVLQNPVDSEADRMSQGEKVANSPLFLISQDSFQLEGYIELRNVSFGYNRLDSPLIENLSLSLKPGERVALVGGSGSGKSTVAKLVTGLYAPWSGQILFDGVPRSHYPRSIVANSLAMVEQDIFLFAGTVRENLTLWDATIPESDLVEACLDAAIHDLILNMPGGYDAVLNEGGMNMSGGQRQRLEIARSLVRNPAVLVLDEATSALDAETELIIDRNLRRRGCSCIVVAHRLSTIRDCDEIIVLEKGKVVQRGTHEELRRQEGTYARLIGTMEG
- a CDS encoding MinD/ParA family protein, giving the protein MSKIISIHSYRGGTGKSNSTANIATAIARKGYRVGIVDADIQSPGIHILFGLDPQQIDHTLNDFLWGHSAITDAAYNVTSVLKNPANTRSSIYLIPSSIKVNDISRILRERFDIELLLEGFQTLIKNLHLDYLFIDTHPGLNQETLISLTTSDIVLFILRPDQQDFQGTAVTVDVARKLRVPKLLLLINKALKEYDFDDLRQQVEQTYNAPVVGIFPESEDMLRLASSNIFCLQYPQHPISQAIEEVAQQIINKENS
- a CDS encoding NHLP bacteriocin system secretion protein; this translates as MQTKNNQIFSQEALERLSSPERLDQMMQVVSPRAWLPLGTVGLLVAVAGTWSVVGRIPVSVNGQGVLIQPRRVVQFQAPSNGQLMKLNIKPGDVIKKGEEIGVIDKYDIQQQLEQEKAKLTQLQAQNQDTNKLQKQQIELELKTLNQQQKDLEESLRRESVTPRLYQENRAALEQKRQSLVESLQREEITPKLYQQNLAAIAEKRESLMQRKQQIETLLQTLQERFEARIHLFEQEKAISQDVLLQAKREVLDAQMQVSDIETQLKELDVQKTNSDRQFLQNLNKVNEIKNSIQEIEVQKTNTERDYLQNLNKIDEIKTKIKDLEAQASKLTQQDLEKSLNQTNQIEEVKRKIAQLERQLSGESKIISQYDGRILEVSAVPGQVLNSGVRLGSLEAEDPNAKMVSLVYLADKDGKQIKPGMTVQVTPSIVKRERYGGIVGKVTQVSSFPVTSQDMSAIIGNEQLANTLAEGISKSGALVQVFVELEKDPNTISGYKWSSSNGPPLKISSGTTTQVRVQIGELAPISYVIPIFRSLTGVY